A stretch of the Vitis riparia cultivar Riparia Gloire de Montpellier isolate 1030 chromosome 13, EGFV_Vit.rip_1.0, whole genome shotgun sequence genome encodes the following:
- the LOC117927876 gene encoding E3 ubiquitin-protein ligase SINAT3-like, with product MFETKLLFLQCHNGHTLCSSYKTRVLNKCPTCRQYLGDIRCLALEKMVESLELHCKNEEFGCPEIIPYHTKLMHEDSCNFQPYSCPWYGCLCSVVGDIPLLVSHLIDYHKAVMLYGCKFKLEFLIEDLYKYQSYKWDLTIINCFDKPFCLHAEAFLIGSTPIYMAFLNLIGNQAEIDNYSYSLEIGGNGRKLTFEGIPRSIRESKRSSLESANNLIMLGGMVFSLGGETRMPMLWVTGRIWKAQIPG from the exons ATGTTTGAAACAAAGCTTTTGTTCTTGCAGTGCCACAATGGACACACACTCTGTTCAAGCTATAAAACAAGGGTACTCAACAAATGTCCTACTTGTAGGCAGTACCTCGGTGATATAAGGTGTCTAGCTCTGGAGAAGATGGTCGAATCACTTGAACTGCATTGCAAGAATGAGGAGTTTGGATGCCCTGAGATCATCCCTTACCACACCAAGCTCATGCATGAAGACTCGTGTAACTTTCAACCATATAGCTGCCCATGGTATGGATGTCTGTGCTCTGTTGTTGGGGATATTCCACTCCTTGTTTCTCACTTGATAGATTATCACAAGGCAGTCATGCTCTATGGCTGCAAGTTCAAACTTGAATTTTTGATAGAAGATCTCTATAAATACCAAAGCTACAAATGGGATTTAACT ATCATCAATTGTTTTGACAAACCCTTCTGTCTCCATGCTGAAGCCTTCCTTATAGGGTCGACTCCCATTTACATGGCATTCCTCAACCTGATAGGCAACCAAGCAGAGATCGACAACTACAGCTACAGCCTGGAGATAGGTGGAAATGGGCGGAAGCTTACTTTTGAGGGCATCCCACGAAGCATTAGAGAGAGTAAGAGGAGTAGCTTGGAGAGTGCGAACAACCTCATTATGTTGGGAGGCATGGTGTTTTCCTTAGGAGGGGAGACAAGAATGCCCATGCTTTGGGTTACAGGTCGGATATGGAAAGCCCAGATTCCAGGATAA
- the LOC117927870 gene encoding uncharacterized protein LOC117927870 — translation MAQMKLHKERMTRKAKAKACLFAAISPSIFIKIVKIDSTAEIWEYLKKEYKGDERIKNMQVMNLIREFEMKKMRESDAIKDYAAQLLSIVDKVRLLGKEFSNEKIVQKILVTLPEKYEATISSLENSKDLSTISLTELLNSLEAVEQRRLMRQGDIVEGAFQARM, via the coding sequence ATGGCTCAAATGAAGTTGCATAAAGAAAGAATGACAAGAAAGGCTAAAGCAAAAGCTTGCTTGTTTGCTGCAATTTCACCatcaattttcatcaaaatcgTGAAAATTGATTCAACTGCAGAAATTTGGGAGTATCTCAAGAAGGAATACAAAGGAGATGAAAGAATCAAGAACATGCAGGTGATGAACTTGATtcgagaatttgaaatgaagaaaatgagggAGTCTGATGCTATTAAAGACTATGCTGCACAACTTCTTTCAATAGTAGACAAAGTTAGGCTGCTTGGAAAAGAATTTTCCAATGAAAAGATTGTTCAAAAGATATTGGTTACACTTCCTGAGAAATATGAAGCTACAATTTCCTCTTTGGAGAATTCAAAGGATCTATCAACTATTAGCTTGACAGAATTATTAAATTCCTTGGAGGCTGTTGAACAAAGAAGACTCATGAGACAAGGAGATATTGTAGAAGGAGCATTTCAAGCAAGAATGTAG